The following proteins are co-located in the Planococcus plakortidis genome:
- the menC gene encoding o-succinylbenzoate synthase translates to MAVIAGIEFHKVKQPLKQPFITVLQKVEQREVTVVIVRDLEGREGYGECVAFDTPWYTEETVTGSRFVMEQVLAPLLIDEQLEHPAEAARLFSTVKGNHMAKAAIEMAVWDLFAKRQGVPLYEFVGGISGSIPAGVVVAGKSDDLSENVSVAIGSGYRRIKLKISPDSDAALLKKLVTSNPEISFYADANGSFSGRALKELLAFDQVGFALIEQPYGEQQWDAHRIARSNMATPICLDESIHSLEDVKRMVKKQAGDIIVLKMGRLGGWTETLKVVDFCKNKQMEMWVGGMIEFGVSKAHNLALASLPEVKLTGDFSDSNHFWRTDIVSPEIRVENGEIKLSASPGIGYELKV, encoded by the coding sequence ATGGCTGTAATTGCCGGAATCGAATTCCACAAAGTGAAGCAGCCTTTAAAGCAGCCTTTCATTACCGTCTTGCAGAAAGTCGAGCAACGGGAAGTGACGGTGGTAATTGTTCGAGACCTTGAGGGACGAGAGGGCTACGGTGAATGTGTCGCGTTTGATACGCCTTGGTACACAGAAGAAACGGTGACGGGCAGCCGTTTTGTAATGGAGCAGGTGCTAGCCCCGCTCTTGATAGATGAGCAGTTGGAACATCCGGCTGAGGCGGCGCGGTTATTTTCAACAGTAAAAGGCAACCATATGGCAAAAGCAGCTATTGAAATGGCTGTATGGGATTTATTCGCCAAGCGACAAGGCGTACCGTTGTATGAATTTGTCGGTGGAATCTCTGGTTCGATTCCAGCAGGCGTAGTCGTTGCAGGAAAGAGCGATGATCTGTCGGAGAATGTAAGCGTGGCGATCGGCAGCGGTTATCGGCGCATCAAACTGAAGATTTCGCCTGACTCGGATGCGGCTTTATTGAAAAAGCTTGTTACGTCCAATCCAGAGATTTCGTTCTACGCTGATGCCAATGGCAGTTTTTCTGGACGAGCTTTGAAAGAGTTGCTGGCATTTGACCAGGTTGGTTTCGCGCTGATTGAACAGCCCTACGGAGAACAGCAGTGGGACGCCCATCGGATTGCCCGGTCAAACATGGCAACGCCAATCTGCCTGGATGAAAGCATCCATAGCCTCGAAGATGTAAAGCGTATGGTGAAAAAGCAAGCGGGGGACATCATTGTCTTGAAGATGGGGCGTCTTGGCGGGTGGACAGAAACCTTGAAGGTCGTTGATTTCTGCAAAAACAAACAAATGGAAATGTGGGTCGGCGGCATGATCGAGTTTGGCGTATCGAAAGCGCATAATCTCGCGCTTGCCTCGCTGCCCGAAGTGAAGCTGACTGGTGATTTTTCAGATTCAAACCATTTTTGGCGGACAGATATCGTTTCCCCAGAAATCCGTGTAGAGAACGGGGAAATTAAACTAAGCGCAAGCCCAGGCATCGGGTACGAACTGAAAGTATAA
- a CDS encoding metal ABC transporter solute-binding protein, Zn/Mn family, whose product MKKLALFAGIALIILLAACGSNTETDSGAESETAEGKLDVYATVYPLVYFAERIGGERVDVKSVYPAGANEHSFEPTQKDMINMADADLLFYVGLGLEGFIDNAQETLKNEDLEFIATADAITDEQLEAAAGAQDDAHTEDGHGHEEEDAHGHEGEDDSHGEESGHEGHDHGSTDPHVWISPVLSQELAASVRNALTAKDPEGAEEFEKNYEELVAELEALDESFQNLDEKVERDTFFVSHAAFGYLAEPFGFEQVAVAGLNSQDEPSQKELTEIVDMAREKDIQYIVFEQNVSSNLTEVIQNEVGAEAIEMHNLGVLTQEDIDNDETYFTLMEKNLQALETVLK is encoded by the coding sequence ATGAAGAAACTAGCATTATTTGCAGGTATAGCACTTATTATATTGTTAGCCGCATGCGGCAGCAACACAGAAACCGATAGCGGGGCTGAAAGCGAAACGGCAGAAGGAAAACTCGATGTTTATGCGACAGTATACCCGCTTGTCTATTTCGCTGAACGCATTGGCGGCGAGCGTGTGGATGTCAAATCGGTTTACCCGGCTGGCGCCAATGAACACAGCTTTGAGCCGACCCAAAAAGACATGATCAATATGGCGGATGCCGACTTGCTCTTTTATGTCGGGTTGGGGCTTGAAGGCTTTATCGACAACGCACAGGAAACGCTGAAAAATGAAGACCTTGAATTTATCGCGACAGCAGATGCAATCACCGATGAACAACTCGAAGCTGCCGCGGGTGCACAAGACGATGCACACACGGAAGACGGGCACGGTCATGAAGAGGAAGATGCACACGGCCATGAAGGCGAAGATGACAGCCACGGGGAAGAAAGCGGCCACGAAGGCCATGACCACGGTTCCACCGATCCACACGTCTGGATCTCCCCTGTCTTGAGCCAGGAACTCGCCGCTTCTGTCCGCAATGCTCTAACAGCGAAAGACCCGGAAGGCGCAGAGGAATTCGAAAAGAATTATGAAGAACTTGTTGCTGAACTAGAAGCGCTTGACGAATCATTCCAAAACTTGGACGAGAAAGTTGAACGCGACACCTTTTTCGTCTCCCACGCAGCATTCGGCTATCTTGCCGAGCCGTTCGGATTTGAGCAAGTGGCCGTCGCAGGCCTGAACAGCCAGGACGAACCGTCCCAAAAGGAACTCACGGAAATCGTCGACATGGCACGTGAAAAAGACATTCAATATATCGTCTTCGAACAAAACGTCTCGTCGAATCTGACGGAAGTCATCCAAAACGAAGTCGGCGCCGAAGCGATTGAAATGCATAACTTGGGGGTCTTGACACAAGAAGACATCGATAACGACGAAACTTATTTCACTTTAATGGAAAAAAATCTTCAAGCACTCGAAACGGTCTTGAAATAA
- the yidD gene encoding membrane protein insertion efficiency factor YidD, protein MKTALVKLFRFYQRFISPLSPPSCRFYPTCSHYGIEAVEKHGALKGGYLAMRRILSCHPFHKGGVDFVPEEWPPKK, encoded by the coding sequence ATGAAAACCGCGTTAGTGAAGCTGTTCCGTTTCTATCAACGCTTCATCTCCCCCCTGTCGCCGCCAAGCTGCAGATTTTACCCGACATGTTCCCATTACGGAATCGAAGCCGTGGAAAAACACGGTGCATTGAAAGGCGGTTATCTCGCCATGCGCCGTATTTTAAGCTGCCACCCGTTCCATAAAGGCGGAGTGGATTTTGTCCCGGAAGAATGGCCCCCTAAAAAATAG
- a CDS encoding Dps family protein: MSTALNEELNVQVATWSVAYTKLHNFHWYVKGPSFFTLHVKFEELYNEATLHMDEIAERLLALGGKPVATMKEQLELSVIDEATSSESAEEMVDTLVSDYDKIMKSLKKGMGLAAEDGDDMTEDMLNAIHQNLEKHSWMLSAFLGEKK, from the coding sequence GTGTCAACTGCATTAAACGAAGAATTGAACGTACAAGTCGCTACATGGTCAGTGGCGTATACGAAATTACATAATTTCCACTGGTATGTCAAAGGGCCATCATTCTTTACTTTACATGTGAAGTTTGAAGAATTATATAACGAAGCGACACTTCATATGGATGAAATCGCAGAACGTTTGCTGGCACTTGGCGGCAAGCCCGTTGCTACAATGAAAGAGCAACTGGAACTATCGGTCATCGATGAAGCGACAAGCAGCGAGAGCGCGGAAGAGATGGTCGACACACTCGTTTCCGATTACGATAAGATCATGAAATCCTTGAAAAAGGGCATGGGGCTTGCGGCTGAAGACGGTGATGACATGACAGAGGATATGTTGAATGCCATCCATCAGAACTTAGAGAAGCATTCCTGGATGCTATCTGCATTTCTCGGCGAAAAGAAGTAG
- a CDS encoding NUDIX domain-containing protein: MEYRDLNGCVCRLFFEKGQSQFESRHVLVVGKYNGNWLLTRHSVRGIEFPGGKAEPGESLEQAAVREVYEETGAIVNDLEWLAEYTVYTDKPFSKTVFTATFRDMEQMEWMETDGPVLVPKLAIDDNYSFLMRDEGMKAIIEKVKTIEKWRY, encoded by the coding sequence ATGGAATATAGAGACTTGAACGGATGCGTTTGCCGTTTGTTTTTTGAAAAAGGGCAATCACAATTCGAAAGCCGGCATGTGCTGGTAGTGGGAAAATACAATGGAAACTGGCTGTTGACGAGGCATTCCGTGCGCGGCATTGAATTTCCTGGGGGCAAAGCCGAGCCGGGAGAATCGCTTGAACAGGCGGCCGTACGGGAAGTATACGAAGAAACCGGAGCTATCGTGAATGACTTGGAATGGCTTGCGGAATATACGGTGTATACTGATAAGCCTTTCAGCAAAACGGTATTTACGGCAACGTTCCGGGATATGGAGCAGATGGAATGGATGGAGACGGACGGCCCGGTGCTGGTACCGAAACTTGCGATCGATGATAATTACAGTTTCCTCATGCGCGATGAGGGCATGAAGGCGATTATAGAGAAGGTGAAGACTATTGAAAAATGGCGATATTGA
- a CDS encoding alpha/beta hydrolase family protein yields the protein MKNGDIESMRWYPSPNPNVRLREVTYWSEGLRVKGLLAQPKSGESESAMLYLRGGIQSIGMVRPARIAQFAGMGFTVFAPYYRGNRGGEGKDEFAGADRYDAVNAVDVLKKFSDGPVHLLAFSRGGIMALWTAVLRSDICSVVTWAGVTDTVLTYKERLDMRRMMKRLYGGTPNTALPAFEERNPLMRIGESDASYLIIHGLKDDNVSPQQAFLLEEALQLNHQPCETWYFPEYTHFFPPTANRKTAKALAVWMKEQEKRKKNITEAVRNNA from the coding sequence TTGAAAAATGGCGATATTGAATCGATGAGATGGTATCCTTCGCCAAACCCGAATGTGCGCTTGCGGGAAGTGACATACTGGTCCGAAGGCTTGCGCGTAAAAGGTTTATTGGCGCAGCCGAAATCAGGTGAATCCGAAAGCGCCATGTTGTACCTGCGCGGTGGCATCCAGTCCATCGGCATGGTACGTCCGGCAAGGATAGCGCAGTTCGCGGGAATGGGCTTTACCGTTTTTGCTCCTTATTATCGCGGCAATCGGGGCGGTGAAGGAAAGGATGAGTTTGCCGGCGCTGACCGCTATGACGCTGTCAATGCAGTGGACGTGCTGAAGAAATTCAGTGACGGGCCGGTTCATTTGCTGGCCTTTTCAAGGGGAGGCATCATGGCGCTTTGGACCGCGGTATTGCGAAGCGATATTTGTTCCGTCGTGACTTGGGCCGGGGTCACGGACACTGTGCTGACGTATAAGGAGCGGTTGGATATGCGCCGTATGATGAAACGGCTTTACGGCGGGACACCGAATACCGCGCTGCCTGCATTCGAAGAGCGCAATCCTTTAATGCGCATCGGGGAGAGCGATGCGTCTTACTTGATCATCCATGGCCTGAAAGACGATAATGTTTCGCCCCAGCAGGCGTTCCTGCTCGAAGAAGCATTGCAGCTCAATCATCAGCCATGTGAAACTTGGTATTTCCCGGAATACACACATTTTTTCCCTCCCACGGCGAATCGCAAGACTGCAAAAGCGCTGGCGGTATGGATGAAAGAGCAGGAGAAGCGTAAAAAGAATATTACCGAAGCTGTCCGCAATAATGCATAA
- the pckA gene encoding phosphoenolpyruvate carboxykinase (ATP) yields the protein MTSVNFANDLKELLAGSNVNTQLSVPQLVEAATSRGEAVLTREGAVKAETGKYTGRSPKDKYMVEEAISKDKIDWGSVNRPISSEIFENLYAKVLNHLKEKDALYVFKGFAGADPESRLAIQTINEYAWHNLFAHQLFIRPTAEELEAHEAEFTVVYAPTFHADPAVDGTDSETFIIVSMEKKIILIGGTEYAGEMKKSIFSIMNYILPEKGILPMHCSANVGKNDDVALFFGLSGTGKTTLSADEDRKLIGDDEHGWSDNGVFNIEGGCYAKTINLSRENEPQIFDAIRFGSVLENVVVDEDTRIPDYDDGSLTENTRAAYPIDAIDNIVVPSVAGHPKTIVFLTADAFGVLPPISKLTKEQAMYHFLSGYTSKLAGTERGITSPEATFSTCFGSPFLPLHATVYAEMLGDKIDEHGADVYLVNTGWTGGIYGVGSRMKLSYTRTMVRAAIRGDLNGVEMEHESVFGLNMPKEIPGVPTEVLNPRNAWADKEAYDQKAQELAKKFKDNFEKFGTVDAGISQKGGPTHNQ from the coding sequence ATGACTTCAGTGAACTTTGCAAATGATTTGAAAGAGCTTTTGGCAGGCTCCAATGTCAATACTCAATTATCCGTTCCCCAACTGGTTGAAGCAGCCACATCCCGTGGGGAGGCAGTATTGACCCGTGAAGGCGCAGTCAAAGCCGAAACCGGCAAGTACACTGGCCGTTCGCCTAAAGACAAGTATATGGTAGAAGAGGCAATTTCGAAAGATAAAATTGACTGGGGCAGCGTCAACCGCCCGATTTCATCTGAAATCTTCGAGAACCTATATGCTAAAGTCCTCAATCATTTGAAAGAAAAAGACGCTTTGTACGTCTTCAAAGGCTTCGCCGGCGCAGATCCTGAGTCCCGTCTTGCGATTCAGACGATCAATGAATACGCCTGGCATAACCTGTTCGCCCATCAATTGTTCATCCGCCCGACTGCGGAAGAACTGGAGGCGCATGAAGCTGAATTCACTGTCGTTTACGCTCCGACTTTCCACGCAGACCCAGCGGTGGACGGAACGGATTCCGAAACCTTCATCATCGTTTCGATGGAAAAGAAAATCATCTTGATCGGCGGCACGGAATACGCTGGCGAAATGAAGAAATCCATCTTCTCGATCATGAACTATATCCTTCCGGAAAAAGGCATCCTGCCGATGCACTGTTCAGCGAACGTCGGGAAAAATGACGATGTCGCTTTGTTCTTCGGGCTTTCCGGTACAGGGAAAACAACTTTATCAGCTGACGAAGACCGCAAATTGATCGGTGACGATGAGCACGGCTGGTCCGATAACGGCGTCTTCAACATTGAAGGCGGCTGCTACGCGAAGACCATCAACTTGTCCCGTGAAAACGAGCCGCAAATCTTCGATGCCATCCGTTTCGGCTCGGTTCTTGAAAACGTAGTCGTTGACGAAGATACGCGCATCCCGGATTACGACGACGGATCGTTGACAGAAAACACGCGTGCAGCATACCCGATCGATGCCATCGATAACATTGTCGTCCCTTCTGTTGCAGGGCACCCGAAAACGATCGTCTTTTTGACTGCAGACGCATTCGGCGTATTGCCTCCAATCAGCAAATTGACGAAAGAACAAGCGATGTACCACTTCCTGAGCGGCTATACATCGAAACTTGCCGGCACAGAACGCGGCATCACGTCACCGGAAGCGACATTCTCGACATGCTTCGGTTCGCCATTCCTTCCGCTTCATGCGACCGTGTACGCTGAAATGCTCGGCGATAAAATTGATGAGCACGGCGCAGACGTCTACCTTGTAAACACAGGCTGGACTGGCGGCATCTACGGCGTCGGAAGCCGCATGAAATTGTCATACACCCGCACGATGGTGCGCGCAGCGATCCGCGGCGACTTGAACGGCGTGGAAATGGAACACGAATCCGTCTTCGGCTTGAACATGCCTAAAGAAATCCCAGGCGTGCCAACTGAAGTATTGAACCCGCGCAATGCATGGGCTGATAAAGAAGCTTATGACCAAAAAGCACAGGAACTGGCGAAGAAATTCAAAGACAACTTTGAAAAATTCGGCACTGTCGATGCTGGCATCAGCCAAAAAGGCGGCCCTACACATAATCAATAA
- the metK gene encoding methionine adenosyltransferase, with the protein MTNRRLFTSESVTEGHPDKICDQISDAILDAILAEDPNARVACETTVTTGLVLVAGEITTSTYVDIPKVVRQTVKEIGYTRAKYGFDSETSAVLTAIDEQSADIAAGVNVALEAREGQMTDKELDEIGAGDQGLMFGYASNETEELMPLPISLAHKLARRLAEVRKEEILPYLRPDGKTQVTIEYDENNKPVRVDTIVISTQHHPEVSLEQIQRNLKEYVINEVVPAELLDAETKYFINPTGRFVIGGPQGDAGLTGRKIIVDTYGGYARHGGGAFSGKDATKVDRSGAYAARYVAKNIVASGLADKCEVQLAYAIGVAHPVSIAVDTFGTGKVSEEKLIELVRANFDLRPAGIIKMLDLRRPIYKQTAAYGHFGRTDVDLPWERTDKAEALKQQANA; encoded by the coding sequence TTGACAAACCGTCGATTATTCACATCAGAATCAGTAACAGAGGGCCATCCGGATAAGATTTGCGACCAGATCTCAGACGCAATCCTGGATGCCATTTTAGCGGAAGACCCGAACGCGCGTGTCGCATGCGAAACGACTGTAACGACAGGGCTCGTTCTTGTCGCAGGCGAAATCACGACATCGACATATGTAGACATTCCGAAAGTCGTGCGCCAGACCGTCAAAGAAATCGGCTATACACGTGCGAAATACGGATTTGACTCTGAAACAAGCGCGGTGTTGACAGCGATCGACGAGCAGTCGGCAGACATCGCGGCAGGCGTCAACGTGGCACTTGAAGCGCGTGAAGGCCAGATGACCGATAAGGAATTGGATGAAATCGGAGCAGGCGACCAAGGCTTGATGTTCGGGTACGCGTCAAACGAAACAGAAGAATTGATGCCTTTGCCGATCAGCCTGGCCCACAAACTCGCACGCCGCCTGGCAGAAGTGCGCAAAGAAGAAATCTTGCCGTATCTCCGTCCAGACGGAAAAACGCAAGTGACGATTGAATACGATGAAAACAATAAACCAGTGCGTGTCGATACGATTGTCATTTCGACGCAGCACCATCCGGAAGTATCGTTGGAGCAAATCCAGCGCAATTTGAAAGAGTACGTCATCAACGAAGTCGTGCCGGCAGAACTATTGGATGCTGAAACGAAATACTTCATCAACCCGACAGGCCGCTTTGTCATCGGCGGGCCTCAAGGAGATGCTGGTCTTACTGGCCGTAAAATCATCGTTGATACGTACGGCGGCTATGCACGACACGGCGGTGGCGCATTCTCCGGTAAAGACGCGACAAAAGTCGACCGTTCCGGCGCATATGCTGCACGCTATGTAGCGAAAAATATCGTGGCATCAGGCCTTGCCGATAAATGTGAAGTGCAACTGGCCTATGCAATCGGCGTAGCACATCCGGTATCGATTGCGGTCGATACGTTCGGGACAGGAAAAGTCAGCGAGGAAAAATTGATCGAACTCGTGCGCGCGAACTTCGATTTGCGCCCGGCCGGCATCATCAAGATGCTCGATTTGCGCCGCCCGATCTACAAACAGACAGCGGCTTATGGCCATTTCGGCCGTACGGATGTCGACCTACCGTGGGAACGCACAGATAAAGCTGAGGCTTTGAAACAACAAGCGAACGCATAA
- a CDS encoding gamma carbonic anhydrase family protein, which produces MIYPYKDKSPNIDKSAFIADYATVTGDVTIGENSSVWFNTVIRGDVAPTIIGKNTNIQDLSMLHQSPDNPLILEDNVTIGHQVTLHSCKIRKGALVGMGSIILDGAEVGEGAFIGAGSLIAQGKKIPPGTLAFGRPAKVVRELNEADKQDMERIVREYAEKAAYYKSLQ; this is translated from the coding sequence ATGATCTATCCATATAAAGACAAATCACCAAACATTGACAAATCGGCCTTCATTGCCGATTATGCGACCGTCACTGGCGACGTGACGATCGGCGAGAATTCCTCGGTCTGGTTCAACACGGTCATCCGCGGCGACGTGGCACCGACGATCATCGGGAAAAACACCAATATACAGGATCTGTCGATGCTTCACCAAAGTCCCGACAATCCCCTCATCCTAGAAGACAATGTCACGATCGGCCATCAAGTCACGCTTCACAGCTGCAAAATCAGAAAAGGCGCATTGGTCGGCATGGGCTCGATCATATTGGATGGCGCTGAAGTCGGCGAAGGCGCTTTTATCGGCGCTGGCAGCCTTATCGCCCAAGGCAAGAAAATTCCGCCAGGCACATTGGCTTTCGGGCGGCCGGCAAAAGTGGTGCGTGAACTGAACGAAGCGGACAAACAAGATATGGAACGCATTGTCCGGGAGTATGCGGAAAAAGCTGCTTATTATAAATCCCTTCAATAG